In Neomonachus schauinslandi chromosome 6, ASM220157v2, whole genome shotgun sequence, a genomic segment contains:
- the LOC110577365 gene encoding small EDRK-rich factor 1-like, whose amino-acid sequence MARGNQRELARQKNMKKSQENSKGKRKEDSLTTSQRKQRDSEIMQQKQKAANEKKSMQMREK is encoded by the coding sequence ATGGCCCGAGGAAATCAGCGAGAACTTGCCCGccagaaaaacatgaagaaatccCAGGAAAAtagcaagggaaaaagaaaagaggatagCTTGACCACCTctcagagaaagcagagggacTCTGAGATaatgcaacaaaagcaaaaggcaGCTAATGAGAAGAAGTCTATGCAGATGAGAGAAAAATGA